Below is a window of Clostridium sp. JN-1 DNA.
TAGTGCAGCATACGCTGCACGAGATATAATTGGGAGGAATAAGAATGAATAAGAAAATCTTATCATTTATCATAATTTTATGTACCATTATATCTGTCTTTATAATAAGATATGTTCATAAAGTAAACATTAATGATAATTTTATAAGTAATAAGATAAGTGTCTTTAATAATAAACAAAACAAGCATCAAAATAATAATAACGATAATAATATAAAAAAGTTTTCATATCTCTTTAGTGATATATGCTTTACGAATATAAATAGTGACTATAAAAAAGGTAAATTAGATGAAATAGGTGAAAAATTTAAAGATGATAAGAGAGCGTTCTTTAGTGACAGCAGCGAAGTTGTTAAAAATGATACTTCGAAAAGTATAAATAAATTGCCCAAAAGTGAAGAAGAAAATAAATCCATTTCTAAAATATCTAATTCTAATCCAGAAAAAAGTTTAACTGCTGCAGACATGGAAAAGTTAAATAGCATGGCTAATAAGTTACCTGCAGTCGATTGTGAAAAGGTCAAAAGTTGGCTTAAAAGTGGTAAAACCCAAGATATTGAAAAAGCTCTTAAATTATTGAAACAGAGGCTATCTAACGATGATTATCAAAAAATTAAAACTATATATGACAAGTTTATAAGTTAAAAGTAAACACATGCGTAAAGTAAAGAAATATATTGTAATGTGAAGAAAAATCCATGTAATATTATATAATCACTAAAGCATACAGTTGAATTTAGAATCACAACAATGTATACTATTTGATGTTGGCGTTAGTACAACTTAATAATTTAAATGGTTTTTATGCTGGCATAGCTCAGTTGGTAGAGCAACTGACTTGTAATCAGTAGGTCGAGGGTTCGAGGCCTTCTGCCAGCACCAAATACGGAGGAATTCCCGAGCGGCCAAAGGGGGCAGACTGTAAATCTGTTGTCATTCGACTTCGATGGTTCGAATCCATCTTCCTCCACCATAAATTATGGGCGCATAGCTCAGCTGGGAGAGCATCTGCCTTACAAGCAGAGGGTCACAGGTTCGAGCCCTGTTGTGCCCACCATTTAAATTAAATGTTAGTAGTATTTAAGTAATTAGTTTACTTAAAGTATGAATTTATGTAAAATGATTTTATTAATTAATAATATGGAGGAATTCCCGAGCGGCCAAAGGGGGCAGACTGTAAATCTGTTGTCATTCGACTTCGATGGTTCGAATCCATCTTCCTCCACCATAAAAACACTTTTACGTGTTTTATTTTTATATAACTATATGTTTAAATCTACTAAATTTGTAATTAATTTAATATTTAAACTCTTATCAAGAGAGGTGGAGGGAAAGGGCCCGATGAAACCCGGCAACCAGCTGTGAGCTAAGGTGCCAATTCCTGCAGTATAAATTAACCTGCAAGATAAGAGAGTTGTTAAGTAATTTAACCTCTTCTTATTGAAGAGGTTTTTATTTTATGAAATTGGAGGGGTAAATTTATGAGAAGATTGTTCACATCTGAATCAGTTACAGAAGGACATCCAGATAAAATGTGCGATCAAATTTCAGATGCTATTCTGGATGCTATATTGGAGAAAGATCCTAATGGTAGAGTAGCTTGTGAAACGGCTACAACTACAGGAATGATTCTAGTAATGGGAGAGATATCTACTAATTGTTACATAGATATTCCTAAGATAGTTAGAGAAACTGTAAAGGAAATAGGATATACTAGAGCAAAGTTTGGATTTGATTGTTCTACTTGTTCGGTTATAACATCAATCCATGAACAATCATCAGATATAGCACTTGGTGTAGATGAAGCACTAGAATCAAAAAAAGGTGAAATGGATAAAACTGAAGCTATAGGTGCTGGAGATCAAGGAATGATGTTTGGATTTGCTACGAATGAAACTCCAGAATATATGCCCATGCCTATTTCTTTAGCTCATAAACTTGCAAGAAGATTAGCTAAAGTTAGAAAGGATGGAACTTTAGATTATTTAAGACCTGATGGGAAAACGCAAGTTACTGTTGAATATGATGATAACAAACCGGTTAGAATAGATACTGTGGTTGTGTCAACTCAACATGATTCTGATACAACGCACGATCAAATAGAAAATGACATTATAGAACATGTAATAAAACCAGTTATTTCACCTGAACTTTTAGATGAAAATACTAAGTATTTTATAAATCCAACTGGAAGATTTGTAGTTGGAGGTCCTCAAGGAGATTCAGGACTTACAGGTAGAAAGATAATAGTTGATACCTATGGTGGATGTGGAAGACACGGCGGCGGTGCTTTTTCAGGAAAAGATCCAACGAAGGTTGATAGATCTGCTGCTTATGCTGCAAGATGGGTATCTAAAAATTTAGTTGCAGCTGGAGCTGCTGATAAATTAGAAATACAACTTGCATATGCTATAGGTGTTGCACAGCCAGTTTCTATAACAGTTGATACTTTTGGAACATCAAAGATATCAGAGGATAAGATTGTAGAAATAGTTAAAAAGGTATTTGATCTAAGACCTGCAGCTATAATAAAGGAATTAGATTTAAGAAGACCGATTTACAAACAGATTGCTGCTTATGGACATTTTGGAAGAACTGATATAGACTTGCCTTGGGAAAGACTAGATAAGGTTCAAGAAATAAAGAAATATATCTAAAGTTAATTTTGAAGTTTATTAAGGATTTAGTGTGATTATAAGATTTATCATGCTAAATCTTTTTTTTGATAGTATATATTCTATTTTTATATGATTTAATGATATAATTATTGATAAATAAAATAACATATTTAGGAGAGATTGTATGCAAGAATTACAAGGAAACATTGACAGTATACTTTTTCAAAGTGATAGTGATGGATATGTAGTTGCACGATTTAAAGAAAAATTTAAGCGTCAATGTATCACAATAGTTGGATGTATACCATATATTACAGAGGGCGAAAATTTAAAGTTAGAAGGTGAGTGGACTACTCATCCGCACTTCGGAAAACAATTCAAGGTATCTTCGTGTGAAGAAATTGTTCCAGATTCTACAGCAGGTATAGAAAGATATCTTGCATCTGGAGTAATATCTGGAATAGGACCTGTAACTGCTAGAAAAATTGTTGAAAAGTTTGGAGAAAAAACTTTAGAAATTTTAGATAATGATATAACAAGGCTTCGAGAGATAGAAGGAATAGGAGAAAAAAAGATACAATTGATATGTAATTCTTACTCAAAACAAAATGAAATAAGAAGTCTTATGATTTTTTTTCAAACATATGGGATCACAGCAAATCAATGTGTAAAGATACACAAAAAGTTTGGAAATGATTCTATAAAAGTTATTAAAGAAAATCCTTATGTATTAACTGAAGAAATATCTGGTATAGGATTTAAAACGGCTGACAAAATAGCAAGAAATGCTGGTATACAATTGAATTCTCCTTTTAGAATACAAAGCGGTATAAAATATATAGTAAATAACTTTTGCGGATTAGGCAATACGTATATGCCTTTTGATCTTCTAATAAATAGAGCCATCGAATCTCTAGGTGTGTCTAGAAAAGAAATTGAAGAAAATATATATGATAGTTCTGCAAGCGGAAAGATAAAACTGGAGAATGTTAATAGTAAGATTTGTGTATTTACTCTCCCTTACTATTATTGTGAAATGAATATTACAAGAAAGATACTTCAGTTATCACTTTCGAAGTATGAAGACATTAAAATTGATGTAAATAAGGAAATAGAAAAGTTTGAAGAGAATAATAATGTTAAATTTGCCGATTCACAAAAAGAAGCTATAAATGGAGCTTTTAAAAATGGAATTGAAATAATTACAGGAGGACCTGGTACAGGAAAAACTACAATCATAAATGCGATAACTCAAATATTTGAAGAAATTAACTATAAGGTATTTATGGCTGCTCCAACTGGAAGAGCTGCAAAGAGAATGACTGAAGCTACTGGAAGAGAGGCTAAGACTATTCACAGGCTGCTTGAAATGGGTATAAGTGAAGGGCAAGATAATATATTGTATTC
It encodes the following:
- the metK gene encoding methionine adenosyltransferase, yielding MRRLFTSESVTEGHPDKMCDQISDAILDAILEKDPNGRVACETATTTGMILVMGEISTNCYIDIPKIVRETVKEIGYTRAKFGFDCSTCSVITSIHEQSSDIALGVDEALESKKGEMDKTEAIGAGDQGMMFGFATNETPEYMPMPISLAHKLARRLAKVRKDGTLDYLRPDGKTQVTVEYDDNKPVRIDTVVVSTQHDSDTTHDQIENDIIEHVIKPVISPELLDENTKYFINPTGRFVVGGPQGDSGLTGRKIIVDTYGGCGRHGGGAFSGKDPTKVDRSAAYAARWVSKNLVAAGAADKLEIQLAYAIGVAQPVSITVDTFGTSKISEDKIVEIVKKVFDLRPAAIIKELDLRRPIYKQIAAYGHFGRTDIDLPWERLDKVQEIKKYI
- a CDS encoding ATP-dependent RecD-like DNA helicase, producing MQELQGNIDSILFQSDSDGYVVARFKEKFKRQCITIVGCIPYITEGENLKLEGEWTTHPHFGKQFKVSSCEEIVPDSTAGIERYLASGVISGIGPVTARKIVEKFGEKTLEILDNDITRLREIEGIGEKKIQLICNSYSKQNEIRSLMIFFQTYGITANQCVKIHKKFGNDSIKVIKENPYVLTEEISGIGFKTADKIARNAGIQLNSPFRIQSGIKYIVNNFCGLGNTYMPFDLLINRAIESLGVSRKEIEENIYDSSASGKIKLENVNSKICVFTLPYYYCEMNITRKILQLSLSKYEDIKIDVNKEIEKFEENNNVKFADSQKEAINGAFKNGIEIITGGPGTGKTTIINAITQIFEEINYKVFMAAPTGRAAKRMTEATGREAKTIHRLLEMGISEGQDNILYSRGEGAPLECDVLIIDEASMIDVMLMSNLLKAISVGTRLIIVGDADQLPSVGPGNVLRDLIQSKCVKIVRLKEIFRQSRESLIIVNAHKINNGEMPILNKKGKDFYFIRCNNPENILDTLVQLIDKRLPKFNKNWDKMRHIQILSPMRKGVLGINNLNTKLQEILNVKSKEKKEKEFRDSIFRVGDKVMQIKNNYSLKWVRISGDGENEGLGVFNGDVGYIEDIDNDKNTLTVIFDNEKRVVYDNLYLDELELAYAITIHKSQGSEFPVGIMPIFMGPPLLMNRNLLYTAITRAKQMVVLVGDLKALKFMINNDKSFERYSLLKYRIMDIMESGLNADIPEVKAE